The Cloacibacillus sp. genome contains the following window.
GACAAACACATCGAGACCATCCTTCGCAAGGTCGCGCCAGTCAACCGTGTGCGCGTCGTGAAGGAGGGTGACAGTGCCTTCGTGTCAGGAGAGCTTGTCTGGAAGGAAGACCTTGAAAAGGCGGTAGACGATATCAAGGAAGAGAACGACAACTCGCTTAACGAGTCCTACAACTTCCTTAAGGACTATAAATTCGTTGATGTCCCCGGAGAGACCGCCGTCGAGGGCGAGGGCAGAGAGGCCGTCTTTACTAGGGAGGGGCTCTCGGAGCTCCTGCAGCCCGGCAGCCTGGCTACGGAGATAATCATCGAGGACGAAGAGGGCCCCGTGCGTGTCATCATCGGCGACGCGAACTTCAGACGTTCGATGGAGGGGCTTGAGATCATTGAAGACTTTGTTTCTCCGGAAACTGAAGAGACGCTTGTCTCGGCCGGCACCAGACTCACCTCCGCCGAGCTTGCGGCGATCGTTGGCTGTCAGCCTAAGCCGATCCTCATCAGGGACATGAACCTTTTGGAGGGAAATAAAGAGAAGTCGTGGTTCGCTTCGGATGTCGAAGACGGCGGCAAGGTCATCATTAAAGTAGATTCACTGCTTGACGATGAGGCCATCGCCCTCCTTAAGAGCCATAATATCCGCCAGATAAAGCTATGGAAGGCTCCCGAGATCATCAACCTTACGGACGCGATGCATCACGTGCTCATCGAACACTTCTTTGGCAAGGCGATCACCCAGGCGATCAACGCCGACGGCGAAGTGATAGAGGACATCCCGCACGTGATCGACGGCTCCGTCGTTCGCGGCTTCGTCGAGGGTGCGATCTCCGGAGTGGAATGCGACGATATGATCATTACCAAGGAACGTATCGTAAAGCTCCTGCTCACGGAGAGGGCTCTCGGCAAGATACTGCTCGAGCCCGTCACCGATGAGGACGGCAGCGTAGTCGTAGAGGCGGCGCAGGAGATCACGAGCTCCGTGCTCGATAAGATCGCGGCATCGGCGGCAGGCAGCATAACGCTGCGTTCAAAGGCCGCCGCCTCCGAATACAAGAAGCTGCTCCAGAGAGTATCGTTCGTCCGCCGGCTCCGCGAAGAGCCGCAGTGGCGTCCGGTGGTACACGGCGTCACGAAGGCGGCCCTTGCGACGGACAGCTTCCTATCCGCGGCCTCCTTCCAGCAGACGGCGCAGGTACTTGCCGCAGCTGCGGTGAGGGGGGATGTCGACAGCCTCGTCGGACTCAAGGAGAACGTTATCATCGGGCTCCTCATTCCGGCGGGAACCGGTATCAAGCGCCATCGCAAAGTGGAGATAAGGGAAGAGCAGGATATTCCTTCAGAGCTTGAGTTCATGGAGGCTTCCTTTAAGGAGTAGACGCCGCGCCGACGATAGAGACAGGCATCGGAATAAGCGCGGAGATTTGTTAGTTAAAAATAAAAGTGACTCCTGAAATATTTTTTCTTTGGAAAATATTTTAGGCAAATTAGCGGCGGAAGGCGCAGTGTTTATTGACACGTGCGCACTCCGCTGTTATTATATGTCGATGCGACTATGCACAGGAGGTGTTCGTGTGCCCTTAAATGAATTGGCCTCCTCGTCGAGATGCGCGGGATTGAACAGTGTTCTGCGTAAGATAGACAGAGGCGAGGCGCTAAAAGTTTTTCTTGCGGATGACGCTGATGAGAAGCTGGCGTCGAAGGTAAGGGCCGCCTCGAAAGAGCGGAATGTCCCCGTCGAGATGGCGGAGGATTCACAACAACTAGGAAGAGCTTGCGCCCTGACGCGAAAGACGGCGGTCGCGGCGATTCTTAAAAAGTAGAAATAACTATTACTAAGGGAAGGAGGGAGCTATTTGCCAACAATCAGCCAGCTTATTCGTAACGGCAGAGAAGAAAAGAGATGTCGCTCAAGCGCGCCTGCTCTTCAGGAGAATCCGCAGCGCCGCGG
Protein-coding sequences here:
- a CDS encoding ribosomal L7Ae/L30e/S12e/Gadd45 family protein: MPLNELASSSRCAGLNSVLRKIDRGEALKVFLADDADEKLASKVRAASKERNVPVEMAEDSQQLGRACALTRKTAVAAILKK